In one window of Rhizobium sp. ACO-34A DNA:
- a CDS encoding peptide ABC transporter permease produces the protein MTGAALPRHVAFKLATALLAVVGSVILLMALTRMIPGDPATAILGSRATPEAIAELRNRMGLDRPLLEQVGVFLWHLGLGDLGQDVFNGRPVASLVAAALPNTVALAFSAMGVAILAGVPLALLSAKKPGGRADRIVAFLSVGFISAPSFVVAVFLLMTFSVKLGWFPVLGAGDAGDIGDQIRHLVLPTAALAVGWVGYIARLLRSSLLEVLGENHIRTLRAYGVSELKVFAKYALKPAILPIIAILGMGFGELLGGAVFVEVIFNRPGLGSLIYDSIRTRNYPVVQAAVFVTVVLYVVTNLIADISQTLLDPRERTRLRAAGTGPGR, from the coding sequence ATGACGGGAGCGGCCCTTCCCCGTCATGTCGCCTTCAAGCTGGCGACGGCCCTGCTGGCCGTCGTCGGCTCCGTCATTTTGCTGATGGCCCTCACACGCATGATCCCGGGCGATCCCGCGACGGCGATCCTCGGCTCCCGCGCGACGCCGGAAGCTATCGCGGAACTCAGGAACCGCATGGGGCTCGACAGACCGCTGCTGGAGCAGGTCGGGGTCTTCCTCTGGCATCTCGGCTTGGGCGACCTCGGGCAGGACGTATTCAACGGCCGGCCGGTCGCGTCGCTCGTCGCCGCGGCCCTGCCGAACACGGTCGCGCTTGCCTTTTCCGCCATGGGCGTGGCGATCCTCGCGGGCGTACCGCTCGCTCTTCTCTCGGCGAAGAAGCCCGGCGGGCGGGCCGACCGCATCGTCGCGTTTCTGAGTGTCGGCTTCATATCTGCACCGAGCTTCGTCGTCGCGGTCTTCCTGCTGATGACGTTTTCGGTGAAGCTCGGCTGGTTTCCGGTACTCGGGGCAGGCGACGCCGGTGACATCGGCGACCAGATACGACATCTGGTCCTGCCGACAGCCGCACTCGCCGTGGGCTGGGTCGGCTATATCGCGCGGCTTCTGCGCTCGTCGCTTCTCGAAGTATTGGGCGAGAACCATATTCGTACGCTGCGTGCCTATGGTGTCAGCGAGTTGAAGGTCTTTGCCAAGTATGCCCTGAAACCCGCCATCCTGCCGATCATCGCCATTCTCGGCATGGGCTTCGGCGAACTTCTCGGCGGTGCCGTCTTCGTCGAGGTGATCTTCAACCGGCCGGGCCTCGGTTCACTGATTTACGACTCCATCCGCACCCGAAACTATCCCGTCGTTCAGGCCGCCGTCTTCGTGACGGTGGTGCTCTATGTCGTGACCAATCTCATCGCCGACATCTCCCAGACCCTGCTTGACCCGCGCGAGCGTACGCGGTTGCGGGCAGCAGGCACGGGGCCTGGACGATGA
- a CDS encoding ABC transporter substrate-binding protein, with product MTFNPTRRQVLVGGVSLATVVALGGVHPAFAGTDRTRIVVRIDKDLVNLDPANRSGPVDLNVIWSVQQGLISFKPGSTEWELDAAEELEQVSDTEIRFKLRSGLAFTDGFGDLTAEDVKFSFERFIAPDAEGKSVTYAKDWSALDRVEVTGPLEGRIILKNPAPALYTIALADGSGRIVSRKAFEKFGKDIATKLIGSGPYVLKEWTPREQFVLEINPDYKGPIKPHFRQIVGKPIGEQKTAEIAFRSGEIDFTAIDPESGKDLGSLPDVAVTEIPAIDYVWFGPNIEKAPFDDIRVRQALRYAVDIDAILQGAYSGIYPRANALLASSLLGYWKEAPVYARDLEKAKALLTEAGHPDGFKTKLTIEANARNEAIAQIIQANLAEVGIEVEIEALESAAYWALGKNDASKDLELSLIKYNGKFDPGFQTQWFTSEQVGQWNWQRWKNADFDALHAKGSVTVDPAERAKIYVEAQKLQDESAAFIWITHNLNAFASRNWLTPGVLPNGNNWLYTAFVEGAA from the coding sequence ATGACGTTCAATCCCACTCGCCGGCAGGTGCTGGTTGGCGGTGTCTCGCTGGCAACGGTCGTCGCCCTGGGAGGCGTTCATCCCGCCTTCGCGGGCACGGACCGCACCAGGATCGTCGTCCGTATCGACAAGGATCTCGTCAACCTCGATCCGGCGAACCGCTCCGGCCCGGTCGACCTGAACGTCATCTGGTCGGTGCAGCAAGGCCTCATCTCCTTCAAGCCCGGTTCCACGGAGTGGGAACTGGACGCAGCGGAAGAACTGGAACAGGTGAGTGACACCGAGATCCGCTTCAAGCTCCGCAGCGGTCTCGCCTTTACCGACGGTTTCGGCGACCTGACGGCCGAGGACGTCAAGTTTTCGTTCGAGCGCTTTATTGCCCCGGATGCAGAAGGCAAGAGCGTCACCTATGCGAAGGACTGGTCGGCTCTCGACCGGGTGGAGGTGACGGGTCCGCTCGAAGGTCGCATCATCCTGAAGAACCCAGCGCCGGCACTCTACACGATCGCGCTAGCCGACGGTTCCGGCCGCATCGTTTCCAGGAAGGCTTTCGAGAAATTCGGCAAGGATATCGCGACCAAGCTGATCGGCAGCGGTCCCTATGTTCTCAAGGAATGGACCCCGCGCGAACAGTTCGTCCTCGAAATCAACCCGGACTACAAAGGCCCGATCAAGCCGCATTTTCGTCAGATCGTCGGCAAGCCGATCGGCGAGCAGAAGACGGCCGAGATCGCTTTCCGCTCCGGCGAGATCGATTTCACCGCCATCGATCCGGAAAGCGGCAAGGATCTGGGCTCGCTGCCTGACGTCGCTGTGACGGAGATCCCGGCTATTGATTATGTCTGGTTCGGTCCGAACATCGAGAAGGCGCCGTTCGACGATATCCGCGTACGTCAGGCGCTTCGTTACGCCGTCGATATCGACGCGATCCTGCAGGGAGCCTATTCCGGCATCTATCCGCGCGCAAACGCGCTTCTCGCATCGAGCCTGCTTGGTTACTGGAAGGAAGCGCCAGTCTATGCTCGCGATCTTGAAAAGGCCAAGGCGCTGCTGACCGAAGCCGGACATCCGGATGGTTTCAAGACGAAGCTCACGATAGAAGCCAACGCCCGCAACGAGGCCATAGCCCAGATCATCCAGGCCAATCTTGCCGAAGTCGGCATCGAGGTCGAGATCGAGGCACTTGAATCCGCAGCCTACTGGGCTCTCGGCAAGAATGACGCCAGCAAGGACCTTGAACTGTCGCTGATCAAGTACAACGGCAAGTTCGATCCCGGCTTCCAGACCCAGTGGTTCACCTCCGAGCAGGTCGGCCAGTGGAACTGGCAGCGCTGGAAGAACGCCGATTTCGACGCCCTGCATGCAAAAGGCTCCGTTACCGTCGATCCCGCCGAACGCGCAAAGATTTACGTGGAGGCTCAGAAACTGCAGGATGAATCGGCAGCCTTCATCTGGATCACCCACAATCTCAATGCCTTCGCGTCGCGCAACTGGCTGACGCCCGGCGTGCTGCCAAATGGCAACAACTGGCTCTACACCGCATTCGTCGAAGGCGCGGCCTGA
- a CDS encoding 4Fe-4S ferredoxin gives MIEVIDTETCTDCNLCVSVCPTNVFEAVPGSAPLIKRQDDCQTCFMCELYCPVDALYVEPDPASRAGHTVDSIRQAGLFGSYRGSIGWAKDTRHLRNVDDHFLLPQ, from the coding sequence ATGATCGAAGTCATCGACACCGAAACCTGCACCGACTGCAATCTCTGCGTCTCCGTCTGCCCGACCAACGTATTCGAAGCCGTTCCGGGATCGGCTCCGCTGATCAAACGTCAGGACGACTGTCAAACCTGCTTCATGTGTGAGCTCTATTGCCCGGTGGACGCGCTTTACGTCGAGCCGGACCCTGCCTCCAGAGCGGGCCACACGGTCGACAGCATCCGGCAGGCGGGCCTGTTCGGCAGCTACCGAGGCTCCATTGGCTGGGCGAAAGACACGCGCCACCTGCGTAATGTGGACGATCACTTCCTCCTGCCGCAATAG
- a CDS encoding peptide ABC transporter ATP-binding protein — MPEPALTLADARIRYGRLTAVDGVSLTLNPGETLGLVGESGCGKSSLARALTGLQPLSTGTLAIGGEPLEQATAARCRELQRKVQLLFQDPVSSLSPRLTVKALITEPLKIRRVNTAEQWERIRALAARIGLGEQVFGRYPHQLSGGQARRVALLRTIAAAPSIIVADEPTAGLDISIQGELLNLLRGLRDELGLSYLLISHNLNVVGRVTDRVAIMYLGQIVESGETRTIFSAPAHPYTRALLSSNLTVDTERRRERLILKGELPSPHNPPSGCRFRGRCPLAQPICAETPPRLEGVAAGRAVACHFPLTDDRPVQAMTG; from the coding sequence ATGCCTGAACCGGCCCTCACCCTTGCCGACGCCAGAATCCGTTATGGCCGGCTCACCGCCGTCGACGGCGTGTCCCTAACGCTCAACCCCGGCGAAACCTTGGGTCTCGTCGGAGAGAGCGGTTGTGGCAAGTCCTCGCTTGCCCGCGCGCTCACGGGATTGCAGCCCCTGTCGACCGGAACACTCGCGATCGGGGGCGAACCCCTGGAGCAGGCAACTGCCGCGCGGTGCCGGGAGTTGCAGCGGAAGGTGCAACTGCTGTTCCAGGACCCGGTGAGCTCCCTTTCCCCGCGCCTGACAGTGAAGGCCCTTATCACCGAACCGTTGAAGATCCGCAGGGTCAACACCGCCGAGCAGTGGGAGAGGATCCGCGCGCTTGCGGCACGCATCGGCCTCGGCGAACAGGTGTTCGGACGCTATCCTCACCAGTTGAGCGGCGGGCAGGCGCGCCGGGTGGCACTACTGAGAACAATCGCCGCCGCACCGTCGATCATCGTCGCCGACGAGCCGACGGCCGGTCTCGACATTTCCATACAGGGCGAACTGCTCAACCTGTTGCGCGGATTGCGCGATGAACTCGGCCTCAGTTACCTGCTGATCTCCCACAATCTCAATGTGGTCGGTCGGGTTACGGACCGCGTGGCGATCATGTACCTCGGGCAGATCGTCGAAAGCGGCGAGACGCGGACGATTTTCTCCGCCCCCGCCCATCCCTATACACGGGCACTTCTCTCCTCGAACCTGACCGTCGATACCGAGCGACGACGGGAGCGGCTGATCCTGAAAGGCGAGTTGCCAAGCCCTCACAATCCGCCGTCCGGCTGCCGCTTTCGCGGGCGCTGTCCTCTCGCGCAGCCGATCTGTGCCGAGACACCGCCTCGGCTGGAAGGCGTGGCAGCCGGCCGGGCGGTCGCCTGCCACTTCCCCCTTACCGACGACAGGCCGGTTCAGGCGATGACAGGATAA
- a CDS encoding peptide ABC transporter permease has protein sequence MTVLLEITRRPASTFALVTVALICLVAIAAPLIAPYAPNAIAPAQRLMDPSLQHFFGTDHLGRDILSRLIYGSRVALAVSLSVILVSLTTGVALGILAALSPRAIDLAIVGVFDVVTSFPSVILALALVAIFGPGLGNVILLVSIVFIPHFGRVARAQTIAIRNSPFIEAEKVLGAERWRIVLHHVTPNIIGPIFVLACMDIPVVITIEAGLSFLGLGVKPPLASWGNLLNDGYTYLDQSIWLATFSGLALILATLGFSLLGEAMRDTLDPKLRRSL, from the coding sequence ATGACTGTCTTGCTGGAGATTACCCGTCGGCCGGCCAGCACCTTCGCCCTCGTAACCGTCGCACTGATCTGCCTTGTCGCCATCGCGGCGCCGTTGATCGCCCCCTACGCGCCAAACGCCATCGCGCCCGCCCAGCGGCTGATGGACCCTTCCCTGCAGCACTTCTTCGGCACCGATCACCTCGGGCGCGATATCCTGAGCCGTTTGATATACGGGTCGCGGGTCGCGCTTGCCGTTTCGCTGTCCGTCATCCTCGTTTCCCTGACGACGGGTGTGGCGCTCGGCATCCTTGCCGCGCTCAGTCCCCGCGCGATCGACCTTGCGATCGTCGGAGTGTTCGATGTCGTCACCTCCTTCCCCAGCGTCATCCTGGCACTCGCGCTGGTCGCGATCTTCGGGCCCGGCCTTGGCAACGTCATTCTGCTGGTCAGCATCGTTTTCATTCCGCATTTCGGCAGGGTGGCGCGAGCGCAAACGATCGCGATCCGCAACAGCCCCTTCATCGAGGCCGAGAAGGTGCTGGGGGCGGAGCGCTGGCGCATCGTGCTGCATCATGTGACGCCCAACATCATAGGCCCGATCTTCGTGCTCGCCTGCATGGACATCCCCGTCGTCATCACCATCGAAGCGGGGCTGAGCTTCCTCGGGCTCGGCGTGAAGCCGCCGCTGGCAAGCTGGGGCAACCTGCTCAACGACGGATACACCTATCTCGACCAATCGATCTGGCTCGCCACCTTCTCCGGTCTGGCGCTGATATTGGCGACCCTCGGCTTTTCCCTGCTCGGCGAAGCGATGCGGGATACGCTCGATCCCAAGTTGAGGAGGAGCCTGTGA
- a CDS encoding pyridine nucleotide-disulfide oxidoreductase, with translation MKDKTGDVARQIDLDLETDVLVIGGGPAGCWAALNAAETGCRVVLVDKGYCGSSGATASAGTQIWYVPPDPDAREKAMAEREAMGGHLSERRWMRPVLDTTFESVNRLADWGYPFPKNEDGEEQRISVQGPEYMRLMRRKVKNAGVTILDHFPALELLRDEAGNVAGAAGIRRQQGGHWRVKAGAVVLAAGGCAFMSKALGCDVLTGDGYLMAAEAGAELSGMEFSSAYAISPTFSSVTKTALYRFARFYREDGSLIEGAGSARGRSIIARALLSEQVYAQLDLAETDGLQAIMRRAQPNFFVPFDRHGIDPFTERFPITLRLEGTMRGTGGLRLTGLDCATTVSGLFAAGDNATREPICGGFTGGGSYNAAWAISTGTFAGKAAATHAKTRQQEGGAASHLGRTGYSIPTRVLDTRQALETVQATVFPLDINYFRSEGALSAGLASLDTVWGLLGRSGAGNALELFRLREVAAMTATARWMYRAALERRETRGMHRREDFPAQDPGQHHRLVVSGLDTIVVRPETVEDDNYREAAE, from the coding sequence ATGAAGGATAAGACCGGCGATGTCGCAAGACAGATCGACCTCGATCTGGAAACGGACGTACTCGTGATTGGCGGCGGACCGGCGGGATGCTGGGCAGCGCTGAACGCTGCGGAAACCGGTTGCCGCGTCGTGCTGGTCGACAAGGGTTATTGCGGAAGCTCGGGCGCGACGGCCTCCGCCGGCACCCAGATATGGTACGTACCGCCGGATCCGGATGCGCGCGAAAAGGCGATGGCCGAACGGGAGGCCATGGGCGGCCATCTCTCCGAACGGCGCTGGATGCGCCCCGTCCTCGACACGACCTTCGAAAGCGTCAATCGCCTTGCCGACTGGGGTTATCCCTTCCCGAAGAACGAGGACGGCGAGGAACAGCGGATCTCCGTCCAGGGGCCGGAATACATGCGCCTCATGCGCCGAAAGGTGAAGAACGCCGGCGTCACCATCCTCGACCATTTCCCCGCGCTGGAACTCCTTCGCGACGAGGCTGGCAATGTCGCGGGCGCGGCGGGTATCCGTCGGCAGCAAGGCGGCCACTGGCGCGTGAAGGCCGGAGCGGTCGTGCTGGCGGCCGGTGGTTGCGCCTTCATGAGCAAGGCGCTCGGCTGCGATGTGCTGACCGGCGATGGCTACCTGATGGCCGCCGAGGCCGGCGCCGAACTCTCCGGCATGGAGTTTTCCTCCGCCTACGCCATTTCGCCGACCTTCTCCTCCGTAACCAAGACCGCGCTTTATCGCTTCGCCCGCTTCTATCGGGAGGACGGTTCACTGATCGAAGGCGCAGGCTCCGCCCGTGGCCGCTCAATCATCGCGCGTGCCCTCCTCTCGGAACAGGTTTACGCGCAGCTCGACCTTGCCGAGACTGACGGCCTGCAAGCGATCATGCGGCGTGCCCAGCCGAATTTCTTCGTGCCCTTCGACCGCCACGGCATCGATCCCTTCACCGAGCGCTTCCCCATTACCCTGCGGCTCGAAGGAACGATGCGCGGTACCGGCGGCCTGCGACTGACCGGCCTTGACTGCGCGACGACCGTATCGGGCCTTTTCGCCGCCGGAGACAATGCCACGCGCGAGCCGATCTGCGGCGGTTTCACCGGTGGCGGCAGCTACAACGCCGCCTGGGCGATCTCCACCGGCACCTTTGCCGGCAAGGCGGCCGCAACCCATGCGAAAACCCGGCAGCAGGAGGGCGGCGCAGCGTCACATCTCGGACGTACGGGCTATTCAATACCCACCCGTGTGCTCGATACCCGGCAGGCGCTGGAAACGGTTCAGGCCACGGTTTTTCCGCTCGACATCAACTATTTCCGCAGCGAAGGCGCGCTGTCCGCCGGCCTTGCAAGCCTGGACACGGTCTGGGGTCTTCTCGGAAGGTCCGGTGCGGGCAACGCTCTTGAACTTTTCCGTCTGCGCGAGGTCGCGGCCATGACGGCGACCGCCAGATGGATGTATCGCGCGGCACTGGAACGGCGGGAAACGCGCGGCATGCACAGGCGGGAGGATTTCCCCGCACAAGATCCGGGCCAGCACCACCGGCTGGTTGTCAGCGGGCTCGACACGATTGTCGTACGGCCCGAAACGGTCGAGGACGACAACTATCGCGAGGCTGCCGAATAA
- a CDS encoding TetR family transcriptional regulator: protein MRERIIHAVADLFYRHGTYRLGVDDIVRELKVTRATLYRHFEGKEALVVAYLEHRNITVQQDLLLLTTGKTPRDAVSAIFSSLVTKTGSNVFRGCSFLVAVAENPGSDPIRATGRAHKLFLEKLFREVLDGFHERDQLAEQLLLLYEGALAASVLRPDARPAETARQVADMLVRHAVQALPTDGEPR from the coding sequence ATGCGTGAACGCATTATCCACGCCGTAGCCGATCTGTTCTACCGGCATGGCACATATCGTCTGGGCGTGGACGACATCGTTCGCGAACTGAAGGTCACGCGCGCCACCCTCTACCGTCATTTTGAGGGCAAGGAGGCCCTGGTCGTCGCCTATCTCGAACACCGGAACATAACGGTGCAACAGGATCTGTTGCTGTTGACCACCGGCAAGACCCCGCGCGATGCCGTATCCGCGATATTCTCCAGCCTCGTTACCAAGACCGGCAGCAACGTCTTCCGGGGCTGTTCCTTTCTTGTTGCCGTGGCGGAAAACCCTGGATCGGACCCCATTCGGGCCACGGGCCGGGCACACAAGCTGTTTCTCGAAAAGCTGTTTCGCGAGGTCCTCGACGGCTTCCACGAACGTGACCAGCTCGCGGAACAACTGCTGCTGCTCTACGAAGGCGCGCTCGCCGCATCCGTGCTGAGGCCTGACGCACGACCGGCGGAGACCGCCCGGCAAGTCGCTGACATGCTGGTCAGGCATGCCGTCCAGGCTCTTCCCACTGACGGAGAACCACGATGA
- a CDS encoding peptide ABC transporter ATP-binding protein gives MTGVLLDIKGLHVRYPGAQASAHILDAVDLSIGRGESVGLVGESGSGKSTVAFALLGLLAGNAEVSASRAAFDGNEDIFSSGRAANFRGTDIAIVFQDPMTALNPLFSIGSQLVDIQRRRYSKESRSRLWARAESVLADVGVPDAKTRMHAFPHEFSGGMRQRVVIAMALLVEPKLLIADEPTTALDATVEAQVVEALQRLRRRTASSMLVVSHSMGLIAELCDSVVVIYAGTVVESGPVQTVLNHPLHPYTRALLACEIDPHADFDPDQDLATIPGIVPNPSRRPAGCIFAERCDRKHERCAEPPPVRRHSQGRRYTCWLEVADA, from the coding sequence GTGACCGGGGTTCTGCTCGACATCAAGGGCTTGCACGTACGCTATCCCGGCGCACAGGCGAGCGCGCACATTCTGGATGCCGTCGATCTTTCCATTGGTCGGGGCGAATCCGTCGGCCTCGTCGGTGAAAGCGGAAGCGGCAAGTCGACCGTCGCTTTCGCCCTGCTCGGCCTGCTCGCCGGCAACGCGGAAGTGTCGGCCAGCCGGGCCGCATTCGATGGCAATGAGGATATCTTCTCTTCCGGTCGGGCGGCGAACTTTCGCGGCACGGATATCGCGATTGTCTTCCAGGACCCGATGACGGCGCTCAATCCGCTATTTTCAATTGGCTCCCAGCTGGTGGACATCCAGCGCCGCCGTTATTCGAAGGAGAGCCGGTCACGGCTCTGGGCACGAGCGGAGAGCGTGCTCGCCGACGTCGGCGTGCCGGACGCGAAGACGCGAATGCATGCATTCCCGCACGAGTTTTCCGGCGGCATGCGCCAGCGCGTGGTGATCGCCATGGCGCTGCTGGTCGAACCGAAACTGCTGATCGCCGATGAGCCGACGACGGCGCTCGATGCGACGGTGGAGGCGCAGGTCGTCGAGGCGCTGCAGCGGCTGAGGCGGCGGACGGCCTCCTCCATGCTGGTCGTAAGCCACAGCATGGGGCTGATTGCCGAACTCTGCGACAGCGTCGTCGTCATTTATGCCGGAACCGTGGTCGAAAGCGGGCCGGTGCAGACCGTGCTGAACCACCCGCTGCACCCCTACACCCGAGCGCTTCTCGCCTGCGAGATCGATCCCCATGCGGATTTCGATCCGGATCAGGACCTTGCCACGATCCCGGGCATCGTGCCGAACCCGTCCCGACGCCCGGCCGGTTGCATCTTCGCGGAACGCTGCGACCGGAAACATGAGCGCTGCGCCGAACCCCCACCGGTGCGCAGGCATTCTCAAGGGCGCCGCTACACCTGCTGGCTGGAGGTTGCCGATGCCTGA
- a CDS encoding maleylacetate reductase has translation MRTFHAGFEPEHPPVRVRLGAGVRHEIGAEMIALGLSRALVLSTREQAAQGEAVCAELGDLALGLFAGAVMHTPVEVTGEALVKASGADCLVAIGGGSTIGLAKAVALRTDLPQIVLPTTYAGSEATPVLGQTENGVKETLRSPKVQPEVILYDPELVATLPSAMTVTSGLNAIAHAVEALYARDRNPLSDQLALGGIRAFVTGLPGVVAAPGDLVAREETLFGSWLCGTVLAQVGMALHHKLCHTLGGRFNLPHAEMHAILLPHTVAYNEVAASAALAPVADVLGGPVGGGLYDLAASLGAPQALRALGVVETDLDEAAELAVRNPYWNPRPIEKAGIRALLQGAWEGSRPRS, from the coding sequence ATGCGCACCTTCCATGCAGGCTTCGAGCCGGAACATCCGCCGGTGCGTGTGCGGCTTGGCGCAGGCGTCCGCCACGAGATCGGCGCGGAAATGATCGCGCTCGGGCTTTCGCGGGCGCTGGTTCTGTCCACGAGGGAGCAGGCCGCGCAAGGTGAAGCCGTATGTGCCGAGCTCGGCGATCTGGCGCTCGGCCTGTTCGCCGGCGCCGTGATGCACACGCCCGTCGAGGTAACCGGGGAGGCGCTCGTCAAGGCATCCGGTGCCGACTGCCTCGTGGCAATCGGCGGCGGCTCCACCATCGGCCTTGCCAAGGCGGTCGCGCTCAGGACAGATCTGCCGCAGATCGTCCTGCCGACCACCTATGCGGGCTCGGAGGCAACACCGGTGCTCGGCCAGACCGAAAACGGCGTGAAGGAAACCCTGCGTTCCCCCAAAGTCCAGCCGGAAGTGATCCTCTACGATCCCGAACTCGTGGCAACGCTTCCGTCTGCCATGACGGTGACCAGCGGGCTCAACGCCATAGCGCATGCCGTCGAGGCGCTCTATGCGCGGGACAGAAACCCGCTCTCGGACCAGCTTGCGCTTGGCGGCATCCGCGCCTTCGTCACCGGCCTGCCGGGCGTGGTGGCGGCGCCGGGCGATCTGGTCGCCCGGGAGGAAACGCTTTTCGGCTCGTGGCTGTGCGGGACGGTTCTCGCCCAGGTCGGCATGGCGCTGCATCACAAGCTCTGTCACACGCTCGGCGGCCGCTTCAATCTTCCGCATGCCGAAATGCACGCGATCCTTCTGCCCCACACGGTGGCCTATAACGAGGTTGCGGCATCGGCCGCGCTTGCCCCGGTTGCGGACGTCCTCGGCGGGCCTGTCGGCGGCGGGCTTTACGACCTTGCCGCCTCTCTCGGCGCACCGCAGGCGCTCAGGGCGCTCGGCGTGGTGGAAACGGATCTCGACGAAGCCGCCGAGCTTGCGGTCAGGAACCCCTACTGGAACCCGAGACCCATCGAGAAGGCCGGGATCCGGGCGCTGCTGCAAGGCGCATGGGAAGGAAGCCGCCCCCGGTCATAG
- a CDS encoding MarR family transcriptional regulator, with amino-acid sequence MKTSSTVHWRRRNIGRLLNNAVRRFEARVLAVMSETGHSETRIAHVNLTRNLDIGGTRLTELARRAEMSKQAMGELVEQCAQMGLVERSDDPSDRRARLVTFTPAGIVWLEAFRDAVDLAENEMREELGEDLMDAILEGLSRYAAEFSTLNEN; translated from the coding sequence TTGAAAACATCCTCCACGGTACATTGGCGCCGCAGGAACATCGGGCGTCTCTTGAACAACGCTGTCCGGCGGTTCGAAGCCCGCGTTCTTGCTGTCATGAGCGAGACGGGCCATTCCGAGACACGGATCGCGCATGTCAACCTGACCCGAAACCTTGACATAGGCGGCACCCGCCTCACCGAGCTTGCGCGCAGGGCCGAGATGTCCAAGCAGGCCATGGGCGAACTCGTGGAACAGTGTGCCCAGATGGGGCTGGTAGAGCGCAGCGACGATCCCAGCGACCGTCGTGCACGGCTCGTCACCTTCACCCCAGCCGGGATCGTGTGGCTGGAGGCGTTCCGGGATGCGGTGGATCTCGCCGAAAACGAGATGCGCGAAGAACTCGGGGAAGACCTGATGGATGCGATCCTTGAAGGTCTCAGCCGATATGCCGCGGAATTCAGCACTCTCAACGAAAACTGA
- a CDS encoding phosphate ABC transporter substrate-binding protein produces MRIASLAMYVSPPPVEEATASLWSFLGKVLRREGLEEVPATLDKEIRYDAAWTHPDLLLAQTCGYPYVLHLRGKARLVATPVYTHPGCDGPFKCSFIVVGKGSPFESLEDLRDARAAINEPDSNSGVNLFRAAIAPFARNGRFFASVIETGGHRASIDAITAGKADVAAIDCITYGNTLRFDPARLSGIRILAETTRGPGLPFISRASVSDEEVAILRRALHEAMADPSLEAVRDTLSLAGFAELSDADYEPLAELERFAHRLGYPVIA; encoded by the coding sequence ATGCGGATCGCGAGCCTCGCCATGTATGTCAGCCCGCCACCTGTCGAGGAGGCGACTGCTTCGCTCTGGAGCTTTCTGGGTAAAGTGCTTCGACGTGAGGGGCTGGAAGAGGTTCCGGCCACGCTCGATAAGGAGATCCGTTACGATGCGGCGTGGACGCATCCCGATCTGCTTTTGGCGCAGACCTGCGGCTATCCCTATGTGCTGCACCTGAGGGGCAAGGCCCGGCTGGTGGCGACGCCCGTCTATACCCATCCGGGTTGCGACGGGCCGTTCAAATGTAGCTTCATCGTCGTGGGGAAGGGCTCCCCGTTCGAAAGCCTGGAAGACCTGCGCGACGCGCGGGCTGCGATCAACGAACCGGACAGCAATTCCGGCGTCAATCTGTTTCGAGCCGCTATCGCGCCGTTTGCCCGCAACGGCCGGTTCTTCGCTTCCGTCATCGAGACGGGTGGCCATCGCGCCAGCATCGACGCGATCACCGCGGGAAAAGCCGATGTCGCCGCAATCGATTGCATTACTTACGGCAATACGCTGCGCTTCGATCCCGCACGCCTGTCGGGAATCCGCATTCTTGCGGAGACCACGAGGGGGCCAGGCCTGCCCTTCATCAGCCGCGCCTCGGTATCCGACGAGGAAGTCGCGATCCTTCGCCGCGCTCTGCACGAGGCCATGGCGGATCCGTCGCTCGAGGCCGTCCGCGATACACTCTCGCTTGCAGGCTTCGCCGAGCTTTCGGATGCCGATTATGAGCCCTTGGCCGAACTGGAACGCTTTGCGCATCGTCTCGGTTATCCTGTCATCGCCTGA